The following nucleotide sequence is from Pseudochaenichthys georgianus chromosome 17, fPseGeo1.2, whole genome shotgun sequence.
tgttgcattgttggaggagcctgggacttaaGATGTGCATTGCCacgtctacactgtagctactgtgcatatgacaataaataataaatgaaacTTGACCTTATTAATCTAAATGTATTTTGAGTTAATTTTATATTCAAATTAAGTTAACGAATAATGGATCACGGAAATGTATCTCCATAACAATAATGTAGTCAAGCAGAAAATAGTAGAGCTATAAACAGTATTTAAAGAATATAATTCAaacatgaaaaattatgttttgtatattttattaaGTTCAGTTTTTAATCctaaatatttttgtttttattgaatgtaaatacaattattataattactgttatATAACTATACTATTCTGCCACTGTTTCTAATGTTGGCTCTTGTACTTAGTGTTTGAGTTTTAAATAACGTTGAGAAACGTTTTTGTCCATaaaatacagtttagtttagtaTGGTCACATTAAAGAACTGCTAATTGGCTAAAAGATATTAACTTCATTAATATATGTACTAGATGTACCTCATTTCTTAAAAtgctaatacaaaataaataaagaactgttAGAAAGACACGTGTGTTAATATTTATATTCCACTACAAGAGAGCCACTATTTTCGTTCTGCTCCAAACATGTTGGTGAACACTGACATCTGGTGGATAAAGGCTGGAACTACATATAACCTGTTATTCATTTCAATGTGCGTGTGGGATAAAGATACCATCGAGTGCTTAAATGCTACGGTACGCTATTGATCGGTGAACTGCAGACAACTGCCAATAAGTAATACTGATGTAGTGTAAACTGAGTTAAACACTAATGATGGGTCCAACAAACGTTGTGGCTTTATTTATGTGGACTGACAGAAGTAGAAACCACACCGCTATTCATTTGAGAATGTGGTGATTAACCTGCTGGATGTACGAAGGAAATTGTGAAAAAATAGTTTGCTTTAGTTGAAATAAGGTTTAATTTTAGAGAGGCTACAACCTGCAATACATAATATCATTAATAGTAATTTAGGGTTAGGTTTCAAGTGTATAATTTGCTCTATAATGTGGGTGTTTTTAGTTGGGTGACTTGGTGTAACATGACATGTTGTGCACATCAATACATATAGGGCAAGGGGGAGAAATGTCTTTAGTTGGAAGtgtgtggctcttaaaagagcctttgTTGTTTGTTGAAGCGGGATCAGGGTGTTCACTTCTTGGCGGGCTTCTCGGTCTTCTTGGGCAGCAGCACAGCCTGGATGTTGGGCAGCACGCCTCCCTGAGCGATGGTCACTCCTCCCAGCAGCTTGTTCAGCTCCTCGTCGTTGCGGACGGCGAGCTGCAGATGGCGGGGGATGATACGACTCTTCTTGTTGTCCCGGGCGGCGTTTCCAGCCAGCTCCAGGATCTCAGCGGTCAGGTACTCCAGCACAGCGGCCAGGTACACCGGGGCTCCGGCACCGACACGATGGGCGTAGTTACCCTTCCTCAGATGCCTGTGGACACGGCCGACGGGGAACTGGAGCCCGGCACGGGATGAGCGAGTCTTGGCCTTCGCCCTGACCTTTCCTGCACCTTTTCCGCGTCCAGACATTTTCTACGTGATTATTCTTTGACGTTTAGAAGAAAGTGAGTCGACCACCGTTCTCACCAGTTTATATAGGAGCGCAGCTGAACGCTCATTGGTCAGATTGATCCGTAACTGTGATCGTCCAATCAGAAAACAGGTTGGTCTGCCGCCTGAATTCTTTTCAGAATGAGACTGCATTTTCTGAAATTGTTTTCACCCGTTCAAAGATGAACATAAACTCCTGTAATTTAAGAAGCGAAAGTCTCAATGTGTAGAGAACATTAAGACATTCTAAAAGGTGTCATACTTGATGATTATTTACAGTGTGTAATTcacttattaaataatatatttgGTATTATAACTCAAATTACACACCCACCTAAATACATGCAGCTGTTTGGGCTAAACATTTAACGGGGAAAAAATAATCATCAGTTGTAACTTATTTGTGTAGGTTGTAATTTCGTGTAATGTCTATTTTGTTATCTTATCTTTATATTTTGAGGAAATCTCTTATTTCATATTTTGATTTTGAGGAGATtattagaaatactaacataaactacGCATGCTGGTTcattctgagaagaaaataaataaatactattactatattaataatatttaactTCATCTTCTACACACAAGCAGTGATTTATATACGTGaaacagaaaaataaaataacacgCTTCACAATGAGATGTATAATTGTATTTTCTGTACAGCTTTTACTCTTAAACCGTGTCTAAAAGCTGTGATTCTTAAGGTAGGAGTGATATCTTATGTCTTAACTAATTATGTATCACTTGGTTGGTTTTTTTCTTATACATCATTTTTTAGAGTGTGTTAACAAAGTTTGCAATGATTGAGATTCCCAATATGTTCTTAAAGAATACGGATACTTTAATACAACTTCCTTACAAATATCAGTGAAacttaaatacaaataactttACAAATGCCACCGAGTCATCAGTTCAGGCAGGTTGTGTACGGTAGCTTCTTTGAACAGCCTGTTAACGACTCTCTCCATAATAAAGAAAAGTCCCAATGGGTACCAGAACTGTCCCATTGTCTTTCAAAACAGACGTCGTTGGACCGCCTCAAGTCGTTATTGGATTGGAACTTTAGGTTTGCTATTGGTGATCAATCTGAGACAGAAGAGGAGTCGTTTACTGAGAACTGTGCTGGAGTCGTTCGGCGTCTCTCACTGCCTCGCTAAACCAGTTATATGTCTCTTCAAACTTGTCCTCACTTCCCAAACTTTTCTATCTTTTCCAACCTTATTTTCCGTTGCTGTGATACTATGCTAGCTATCTAAACTCTTGacgttatgaataaaacagatGTAAATGTGTTGGTTTCTATCCAGATCACTCAACTGTCGTTTCTCAACTTCTTTCAATGACGTTGCTGAACCAGTTGGATCGACTTGGAAAACAAACATTTACTGAGAAGCTGAGGCAGTGTGACTGGTAGTAAACTGATATCCCAAATACATTGAACTAATCTTATTTAGTAAGAAATTATTATATCACGATTATGACCCAAACACGATGACATTGGCGGTCAACGAAGATCCAGAAACCTCTTCCTCACACAGGTGTACGTTTATGAACTTTATCCATGTGAGCCAACTCAACAAACTTTCAAAAACACAATAATAAGAACATATTTTACAAACACAGCCAAACACTTCTATTGTTAAACCCAGCCAGCTCCCCTCCCCCTCACTGGTATGCAAGTGTGAAGTTGGGTGGGACCGAGATAGCCATTGGTGTAAATTAGCAAACAGAAACAGAAGGACTAGTTTGTTTTGGAGGCAGAGCACAGACTTCTCTGATCTCAGAAACTCTCTCACCGTCACAGCTGCGAGGAGAAATGTCTCAGAAAGGAGCTCAGCTGGACGTTGAATCCATTTCCTGTTCGATATGTCTGGATGTGATGAAGGATCCGGTCACTATTCCCTGTGGACACAGCTACTGCATGGGCTGTATTACAAACTACTGGGATGGAGAGAAACCGAATCAAAGGGAGAGCTGTCCTCAGTGCAGGAAGGCCTTCACACCGAGACCTGACCTGGTTAAAAACACCATGTTGGCATTCCTGGTGGAGCAGCTGAAGAAGACTGGACTCCTTCGTGTTGAAATGAAGCAAAAAGAGCTCAATGTGAATCGACAGCAGAGGATCCAGGACCGAGAGGAAGATGTAAAGCTGCTTCAACAGGAGGTGGAGGAAGTTGATGCTTTGTTGTCACGAACCGAGCCCAAAACCAGAGCTGAATTCTCTAAATATTCACGTGAAATCACACTGGATCCAAACACGGCAACCAAAGGGCTGTCCTTGTCTTTGGAGAACACGAAAGTCACCGTCACAAAACGaaaacagatatatttcagtcaCCCTGACGGATTAGATATCTGGCCTAAGGTCCTGAGTAGAGAGGCTCTGATTGGCCGATGTTACCTGGAGATCGAGTGGAGAGGGTATCAACTGGATTTGGCCCTCGCATACAAGAGTGTCAACATGAACGAGGATGAAATTGGATTAGGATTCACAGACAGATCTTGGAGTTTGAGATGTGAGAACCACTATTTTTCCTTTTGGTTCGATAACGTGGAAACTCCCCTCTCAGGCGCTCGTTCCAACAGGATAGGAGTGTACCTGGATCACAGTGCAGGGGTTCTGTCtttctacagcgtctccagtgaAACCATGACCCTCCTCCACAGAGTCCAGACCACCTTCACCGAGCCTCTCTACGCTGGAGTTTGCTTTTATGACAACTTTGGAGACTATGCTGAGTTCTGTAGACTTAACTAGACAGAAGAGATTCAAGGGGCATTGGGTTAAATGTTGAGATTAACTTCTTTAACTCACTTTGTCTCCATGTTTGTAGCTGAGTTGGTCGTGTTGGTTTTTCTAACCTGAGATCAGATATAATTATTTATAATCTGGACTTTACGGAAAAAAAATGAAGAATCAATAAAGGTTTTTACAAGATTGAATGATCTTGTCTTTATTCCAGGGTTTATACAAGATGGTGAAAACGATGTGAAAGGAATATAAGAGTATACGTGATGCAGCTAACTTTTCAAATACAACTGATTACACACCGGTAGATTTATATCAATGTAACAATCCCTAAATCATGGTTCCCAAACTGAGGGTGAGTATTTATAAATGGCTGGTTATCTCAGCATTGTATTCATTGGTGTCAGGGCCGTCCATTCACCCTTAAATAGACCTCGTTCAGGTgaagatatgattggttaaAGGTTGTTGGACATGGTTGCATTGAACAGCAATATATTTCTTAGACCAGTAAGATAAATAAAAACCTTGCAAATAAACGTTTGTTCAGATGTTCAGACCGATATAGGCTGCTGTTTCAAGAACTGCGAGACATGTGCTACTGTAATTGTAAAGCTTTGTTTCGTGGCATTACTGCAACGTTAAGTTTGCATAATTGACTCCGTCAGCTAAGGTTTGGGTTTGCTTTTTGAGTCCGGGAAAAGCCCCTTTTAGCCGATTACACTCCTAACCTATTAACATAGTCTGGTTTGGATCGGGTTACGTCTGCAGCATAAGTAAACACGGCAAACAAGTTACTTTAAAAGAGAGCCTCCTTAATAACATGGAAAACTAGCTATCTCTAAAATATGCCTTTGCAGAGTTAGGTTTGTGGTGTAATGATGCTTGATGCCAGTTTTCTTTAATTGTTTTGAGTCTTTTCTGGTTATTTCAAGTAAGGCATCAATGACTAAAGctgttataattaaaacccacaAAGGCTGCAAAGAGCTGTCTATGGAAAGGGAATGCATTGTTGGTTTGGACATCAGAGCTCTGAGGCATGATGTTTTCCACTAATAGAGATCGCAGAATTATTATTTATCCCTCGATTTAAATAAGGTCCATTTTTTTCAAACATTTCATTCATGACATAAACAAGAATCTGTATGGAGAGTGCTTTAAACTGCTTTATTAATAAAACATAGAAAATATCCGGATCAGCAACAAGACGCTGTGGCAATGAGTTTCCTCCCACTGCGGCACATTCAGTCGTTTGTAATTAGGGAACAAATATATTAAACgtcaaaaaatacaaatgttaaatATGTCAAAGAAACTGAAAACCATAATGGCATGCAGTCCATGTTTGTGAGGCACTTCATATGTTTGATGTTGATGCATTAAACTGCTGCCGTGTGCAAATACATAAGCAACAGTCCTTAGTGTGTTGTCGCAAAGCTATATCtgtcagatgtcgattcataTAATCAATCTGATGCATTAAGAGGGCTGACCGAGTCCCCTCTTTAGCATTAAGCTAATCGTTTAAGAATCCCAATGAgctagtttgttgttgttttgtggcATTTAGAACGGCTACAGCAAACAAGCAACACATGAACAAACAATTCTATAAAACACTATTACAAAAACACCAAAAGCTTCACAATCGCTCCCTCTTTACTACACAGTGCACGTCATCCTCCCGGCATCATTGGGATTTAAACAGTAGAGCATATTGAGCCAAAAAGCAACGCAATGTGCTACTGTAGGTTTCACAGATACAAACTGTTAAAGGAAAACGCTTTGTGCTCACTGTGGGTAAACTACTAAGTGCCGTTTGCATCGGGAGtgatttcagaatcagaaaactGTTTAAGCCcccgtcacactgtcccgaaattgacacccgatggacacacgataaaggaaatgttctaaTTCGGCTCTGATCATAACAACATCGCGCCTTTCGATAGGGCATCTTAatccatcgtatgaccgccggtggagtttctcaggctccggcagcaacttcgtgagcggtggcaaaagctgaatttgaacatttcctttatcgtgtgtccatcgggttgttttattgcacaacaaaatcatgtaagcatattatgtaaataacccaatttgtgttctgtgaaactaaaaagaatataatatattattttgaaggagagttgacaggaagttgttgttgctatggaaacaacattacggagaaaacgtaatatattctacatataaagatggATAAAGTAAAGGataaagtctgaagatatcagtgcagtatcatagtactgtaacataattgtttttggtactttcattgcagttgtatttcttaaatgtaatgtaaatgttgccttcgtgtggggttcggggccatcttcgtgcgaaattcacaattccatattcgtgtgtccatcgggtgtacatttcgggacagtgtgacagggccttaaaggggaacctcagtgtttttcaatccTGCAGTTAAATGCTACAAATGTTATCCCTTGGTGTCCAAAAAGTGCCGACTGCATTATTACAAACCTTCTCTGTTTGTTAGCGTGTCATGTGACCCGTTTCTCAAAAGGcaagccattcagactagctgcaccttcaccagctttgagaacactttcatgatcaatcattataaaacatatcagatatattattctgaaatggatcaatcaaacaacgactacttttactgttgctactatattttgatgagaatacttttctactttttaatttcactgtaacagagtattcctacactctggtacttctacttttactcaagtacaagatctgagtacttctacttgtactcaagtataagatctgagtacttctacttttactcaagtacaagatctgagtacttctatttttactcaagtacaagatctgagttcttctactgttactcaagtacaagatctgagtacttctacttttactcaagtacaagatctaagtacttctacttttactcaagtacaagatctgagttcttctacttttaatcaagtacaagacctgagtacttatacttttactcaagtacaagatctgagtacttctacttttactctcaagtacaagatctgagtacttctacttttactcaggtaccagatctgagtacttctcccacctctgctttAGTGGATGGACATTGATAAAGGGTTATATTTTAAGTCATTTTAGCTTTTATGCAGAGCGACTTACGTGCACTTTTATACAGTAGACAAGCAGGACCTATtaagggttaagtatcttgcttaAGGACACTTGGACATGTTGATTACAGCGACTGGGGATCAAAGCTCTGATCCGTCGATTGGTGGACGCCCATTTGAACCCCCGAGAAACACCCGAATTACCTTTTCACTGAAACCTGATTAAAGGGTTGAAAAACACCGAAGTCACCCCTAAGGTTCCTAAACCACGAGGAGAGGGTTTGCTCAGCAGGAGGAGTCGGACATCCTCTGGGGCCGGGCTGATTGACAGGTGGAGGGCGGGGTGAAGACGTCGGGGTCACTGATGCCCAGCTGCAGGTTGAAGAAGCGGGTGGAGGTGGTGACGCTGCTGTTCCTGGCGTAGGTCTCCTGCACCGGGTAGCAGTCCTTCAGGGTGTAGACCCCCACCCAGGTCTCATctgcagagatggcaaaagtacacacatcctttactcaagtagaagtacacacatcctttactcaagtagaagtacagatactcgtgtttaaaaatactctggtgaaagtagaagtactgactaaacttctttactcaagtcaaagtaaaggctttgaagtgtacttcagtaaaaagtacccatagctagcagctgttttaaagagtacctgacctccctttatatcaatagaacaataatgtcattgttagctgatgaatgtttccatggtgaccaacggcaacatgacgaCGTTCCCATTGAAgatctggggcctcatttataaagggatatacgctcaaaaaatggcgtacgccagtctctacgcaatgtttgcgatttagaaaatactaacttgacgggaaaacgtgcggtcctccacgcaaactctaacgcatgcgtacgcactaagcacaaaaacgggagggacgagaaactgcgacaccgttggcagaaggaagaatggaggtGATGCAGAGTTGACAGCATCTGCCACATGCTGCCACTCTGTTGCCTTTTTGGCATTCGTTACGCCAGTACTATGGCCACCAAACAAAATGTTTTGCCTTGTCTCTACTTCTCCCACAAGGATTTCAACTTCACAGTTATTGAAGTTTCTTTTCTTGCCTCTTTTTTCCGTCTTTGCCTGAAATCGGTTTGATGAATATTCATTATGGGCGTATCAATGACTATTTATGGACAAATATGGGTGTGACgggaagcccgcaaaagctgcgccgCTTTTCGAGTTGATTGGGATTTATAAAaaggaaaccggcgtaggaagtgctgtacgcattTCCCTCGtcggtacgcaatgttttgtgaatcgtaaaatgtcggaacatttctgtacctattttttttgctttgtactacgtaagcaaccttcccacgtgaatcctacgcacggcgttataaatgaggccccagggaatgatggatacacggatcgtgttcaaatcaataggcacgcaatcactctaaagaataatgaccacgcaccaaacacacacattcagactaaaggaaccagctgtttgggaaatgagagaagtagaaagtacaggtatttgagttcaacatgtaagaagtagaaagtacaggtatttgagttcaacatgtgagaagtagaaagtacaggtatttgagttcaacatgtaagaagtagaaagtacaggtatttgtgttcaacatgtaagaagtagaaagtacaggtatttgtgttcaacatgtaagaagtagaaagtacaggtatttgggttcaacatgtaagaagtagaaagtacaggtatttgggttcaacatgtaagaagtagaaagtacaggtatttgagttcaacatgtgagaagtcaaagtaaaaagtcgtcagaaaaataagtagtggagtaaagtactgataccagtaacgaagtatttgtacttcactacttcccacctctgaccaGCCGTTATCACCAACAGATGCAGTTTGAATTGGGAAAAACCTCGCTAAAAGCTTCCTTCAATTTCAAATCAGCTGCAGGAAATATTGATCTTGGACATGGACGATTTTTCTTAAGTACTGTGTTTAAGTAAAAATGTTCAGGCTATTTCATGTCATTTTTTcttccaattttttttttaaattttattTCAGGTGAGACAATACAAAAAACATTAGGGGCAGCAGAACAAAACATAATAGCACCCACAAAACCATAACAACACataataattaatatatttatttttgtagcaGCCCTTCAGGGTGTAAACTGCTGGCCTCTAGTGATCACTAACAGATCTGAACATTTTAAATCCGGAAAAACCTCCATAAAAGCTTATTTAAATTTATTTTGAATAAGAGAGAATGTATCTTAAACCAGACTCACGTTGGCGCGCAGGCTTCCTGTCGGACCACTCCTGGACCTCCACGCTGTCCCCGGGACCCCCGATGAGGTACTGGTCCTCGAAGGTGGAGTTTTTGGGGATGTCGAAGGGATCGAAGGCGTCCGTCAGAGCGATCTTTG
It contains:
- the LOC139435664 gene encoding tripartite motif-containing protein 16-like protein, translated to MSQKGAQLDVESISCSICLDVMKDPVTIPCGHSYCMGCITNYWDGEKPNQRESCPQCRKAFTPRPDLVKNTMLAFLVEQLKKTGLLRVEMKQKELNVNRQQRIQDREEDVKLLQQEVEEVDALLSRTEPKTRAEFSKYSREITLDPNTATKGLSLSLENTKVTVTKRKQIYFSHPDGLDIWPKVLSREALIGRCYLEIEWRGYQLDLALAYKSVNMNEDEIGLGFTDRSWSLRCENHYFSFWFDNVETPLSGARSNRIGVYLDHSAGVLSFYSVSSETMTLLHRVQTTFTEPLYAGVCFYDNFGDYAEFCRLN
- the epdr1 gene encoding mammalian ependymin-related protein 1 — its product is MHRLLLVFVAASAASVLGLPVEDVSPASDPCLAPLQWEGRWVSFDHSTGRNSRSSVSYDGLTQRVRVLQQNKKHTPCQRFFEYIFLYQSGVMFQIDQKTKDCSKIALTDAFDPFDIPKNSTFEDQYLIGGPGDSVEVQEWSDRKPARQHETWVGVYTLKDCYPVQETYARNSSVTTSTRFFNLQLGISDPDVFTPPSTCQSARPQRMSDSSC